The uncultured Eubacteriales bacterium region GTCCGCATGACCTCCAACACCTCGCCTACCATCTCGGGGTCTAATGCGGAGGTAGGCTCGTCGAAGAGGAGAACCTCCGGCTCCATGGCGAGGGCCCGGGCGATGGCAACCCGCTGTTTCTGTCCGCCGGAGAGCTGGCGGGGCTTTGCGTTGATGTAGGGTGCCATGCCCACCTTGTCAAGGTAGGCCAGGGCCGAGGCGCGGGCCTCGTCCTTGCTCTTTTTGAGGACCTTGACCTGGCCCGTCATGCAGTTTTGAAGGACGGTCATGTTCTCAAAGAGGTTGAAGGACTGGAAGACCATGCCCACCTTGGCCCGGTAGGCCGTGACACTGCTGCCCCGGGCGGTGATGTCCTTCCCGTGGTGGAGAATTTGGCCGCCGGTGGGGGTCTCCAGCAGGTTGATGCACCGCAGGAGGGTGGACTTGCCGGAGCCCGAGGCGCCGATAACGCTGGTCACATCCCCCTGGCGGACGGTGAAATCGATGTCCTTTAGTACTTCGTTTTTGCCGAAGGTCTTGGAGAGGTGCTTGATTTCTAAAATCGGTTCGCCCATGTCAGCGCTCCCCCCCTTTTGACTGCAAATTGCGGTCGATAATCCCATGGCCCTTTTTATGGCCGGGGTGGCGGTAGGTCCCCGAGGTCATGGTGAGGTGGTCAGCCAGAGCCAGGTCGAAGTTGGCGGGGCCGTCCATCCGGCGCTCCACGGCCCGAAGAATAAAGGAGGC contains the following coding sequences:
- the hisP gene encoding histidine/lysine/arginine/ornithine transporter subunit; ATP-binding component of ABC superfamily (Evidence 2a : Function of homologous gene experimentally demonstrated in an other organism; PubMedId : 10373434, 3313284; Product type t : transporter); translated protein: MGEPILEIKHLSKTFGKNEVLKDIDFTVRQGDVTSVIGASGSGKSTLLRCINLLETPTGGQILHHGKDITARGSSVTAYRAKVGMVFQSFNLFENMTVLQNCMTGQVKVLKKSKDEARASALAYLDKVGMAPYINAKPRQLSGGQKQRVAIARALAMEPEVLLFDEPTSALDPEMVGEVLEVMRTLAQEGVTMLVVTHEMAFARDVSGHVVFMSDGVICEEGDPKTLFANPQHQRTKEFLARFRQQ